A DNA window from Deinococcus malanensis contains the following coding sequences:
- the rapZ gene encoding RNase adapter RapZ → MPFVVVSGLSGSGKSTALRALEDAGFFITDNLPPELWGPMYDLSKARGLTRVAVSTDARTRDFLGALDDSYMRLSRREEDLHTLYLEANSEVLLKRYNFTRREHPLGETLMVDFARERELLAPLRAIADTVIDTTDLSANDLGERVLRLFRLEHDFHLRLLSFGFKHAPPRDADLVLDVRSLPNPHYDLALRPRTGLDREVAQYVFQDQAGEDFYMNLRDFVRTSAERARDTGRHGYTVAVGCTGGQHRSVAVASRLAADLRDLNVDLTDHRDMNAGTRE, encoded by the coding sequence ATGCCGTTCGTGGTTGTGTCCGGGCTTTCCGGCAGTGGAAAAAGTACCGCGTTGCGGGCACTTGAAGACGCCGGCTTCTTTATCACCGATAACCTCCCCCCGGAGTTGTGGGGCCCCATGTACGACCTGAGCAAGGCCCGGGGTCTGACGCGCGTGGCGGTCAGCACCGACGCCCGCACGCGGGATTTTCTGGGTGCGCTGGACGACAGCTATATGAGGCTCTCGCGCCGTGAGGAGGACCTTCATACGCTGTATCTGGAGGCCAATTCGGAGGTGCTGCTCAAGCGCTACAACTTCACCCGCCGCGAGCATCCGCTGGGGGAGACCCTGATGGTGGATTTTGCCCGCGAGCGCGAATTGCTCGCCCCGCTGAGGGCCATCGCCGACACCGTGATCGACACCACCGACCTGAGCGCCAATGACCTGGGAGAACGGGTGCTGCGGCTGTTCCGGCTGGAGCATGACTTTCACCTTCGCCTGCTGTCGTTCGGCTTCAAGCATGCGCCGCCCAGGGACGCCGATCTGGTTCTGGACGTGCGGTCGCTTCCCAACCCACACTACGACCTGGCCCTGCGTCCGCGCACCGGTCTGGACCGTGAGGTGGCGCAGTACGTGTTTCAGGACCAGGCGGGAGAGGACTTTTACATGAACCTGCGGGACTTTGTGCGCACCAGCGCCGAACGGGCCCGCGATACCGGCCGGCACGGATACACCGTCGCGGTGGGGTGTACTGGAGGGCAGCACCGCAGCGTGGCCGTCGCCAGCCGGCTGGCTGCCGACCTGCGCGACCTGAACGTGGATCTTACCGACCACCGGGACATGAACGCCGGGACCAGGGAATGA
- a CDS encoding gluconeogenesis factor YvcK family protein, with protein MSDPPLRRDQIGAVFPAENGAAGHHRTRRARMWMHPGIGVKRWLMLFVVCTLIGAVGFLHFTWTGPLHFTATKWILWVNRFLRPEFMPLYLGGMIIMALSLLGALWSIAMLSRSVLRGTGTAPSTAVDVIYARHTLGRAPRVVALGGGTGLSNLLKGLREITGNTTAIVAISDDGGSSGRLRESLDMIAPGDLTDCYAALSDSPVMARLMLHRFARGDGIQGHTFGNLMLATLSEEEGGLGAAMQDIHEVLRIRGHVYPATLHPATLVAQLSDGRVIRGESHFATAVGEARIEQVRLDPPDVPVMGAIPRALEEAELIVLGPGSLYTSIIPALLVQEIAVGIRNSPAPLVYVASLMTEPGETDGHTLEDHVSAIVRHLGRTPDHILVNSATPPQDVLDRYAQQGARLLNLNGAAQDLRDRVRSLPLLQPNQARHDPHALAQALLTYTLRPSPLAGHKAALMSLRQSEVVKERAIK; from the coding sequence ATGAGCGACCCCCCACTGCGGCGCGATCAGATTGGCGCGGTTTTCCCTGCGGAGAACGGTGCTGCGGGCCATCACAGGACCCGGCGCGCCCGCATGTGGATGCATCCTGGCATCGGCGTCAAGCGCTGGCTGATGCTGTTCGTGGTCTGCACCCTGATTGGTGCGGTCGGCTTCCTGCACTTCACCTGGACCGGGCCGCTGCATTTCACAGCCACCAAATGGATCCTGTGGGTCAACCGCTTTCTGCGGCCGGAATTCATGCCGCTGTACCTGGGAGGCATGATCATCATGGCCCTGTCGCTGCTGGGGGCCCTCTGGAGCATCGCCATGCTCAGCCGGAGCGTGTTGCGGGGAACGGGTACGGCTCCCAGTACAGCCGTGGACGTTATCTATGCCCGGCATACCCTGGGCCGCGCGCCGCGGGTGGTGGCCCTGGGAGGCGGCACCGGCCTGTCGAATCTTCTCAAGGGCCTGCGGGAGATCACCGGAAATACCACCGCCATCGTGGCCATTTCCGATGACGGCGGCAGCAGCGGCCGGCTGCGTGAATCACTGGACATGATCGCTCCAGGCGATCTGACCGACTGCTACGCCGCCCTGTCCGACAGCCCGGTGATGGCCCGGCTGATGCTGCACCGCTTCGCACGTGGAGACGGCATCCAGGGGCATACCTTCGGGAACCTGATGCTTGCCACCCTCAGCGAGGAGGAGGGTGGGCTTGGTGCCGCCATGCAGGACATTCATGAGGTCCTGAGGATTCGTGGCCACGTCTATCCGGCGACCCTGCATCCAGCGACCCTGGTTGCGCAGCTGAGCGATGGCCGGGTCATCCGGGGTGAAAGTCATTTCGCGACCGCTGTGGGCGAGGCCCGGATCGAACAGGTGCGGCTCGACCCGCCCGACGTGCCGGTCATGGGCGCCATTCCGCGTGCGCTGGAAGAGGCGGAACTGATTGTCCTGGGGCCAGGTAGCCTGTACACCAGCATCATTCCGGCCCTGCTGGTGCAGGAGATCGCGGTGGGCATCCGCAACTCGCCGGCGCCGCTGGTCTACGTGGCCAGCCTGATGACTGAACCTGGCGAGACAGATGGCCATACGCTGGAAGATCATGTCAGCGCCATTGTCCGTCACCTGGGCCGGACCCCGGACCATATTCTGGTCAACAGCGCCACCCCGCCACAGGATGTGCTCGACCGCTATGCCCAGCAGGGAGCGAGGCTGCTGAACCTGAATGGAGCCGCCCAGGACCTCCGCGACCGGGTGCGCAGCCTGCCCCTGCTGCAGCCCAACCAGGCCCGTCATGACCCGCATGCGCTGGCCCAGGCCCTATTGACCTACACGCTACGGCCGTCACCCCTGGCGGGGCATAAGGCAGCCCTGATGTCCTTGCGGCAATCCGAAGTCGTAAAGGAACGAGCGATCAAGTGA
- a CDS encoding glutamate-5-semialdehyde dehydrogenase, giving the protein MTTAFPESQPPLRVVAQHARTAARTLRSLSTERKVDGLLALAAELRARESQILAANAQDVAAAQAAGLPSAMVDRLRLTSPGLQAMASDVEAVASLSDPVGETTPEQLLPSGIRVSTRRVPLGVLGVIYESRPNVTVDVAALALMSGNAVILRGGKETVRSNAALEEAIQAALHSKGLPREAVQVVRDPARERMLELLRLDDLVDAIIPRGGAALHRFCVENATVPVIVGGIGVVHLYLDGSFTRDPDDVRRAAEVIQNAKVQKPSACNALDTLLIDRAALPALPRIAQQLAASGVDLRADPEVLSGLSAAGIQAHPAQSADYGQEFLALTMSLKVVSGLDEALDFIAAHGNHTDVILTRDPAQAQRFVQDVDSAAVMVNASPRFNDGGQLGLGAEVAISTQKLHARGPMGLRELTTTKWVVLGDGHIRA; this is encoded by the coding sequence ATGACCACCGCGTTCCCGGAATCACAACCTCCCCTGCGTGTGGTGGCCCAGCACGCACGCACGGCAGCACGTACCCTGCGTTCGCTCAGCACAGAACGGAAAGTCGACGGGCTTCTGGCACTGGCCGCAGAATTACGTGCCCGTGAAAGCCAGATCCTGGCGGCGAACGCCCAGGATGTGGCCGCGGCCCAGGCCGCCGGGCTGCCGTCAGCCATGGTGGACCGGTTGCGGCTGACCTCGCCTGGGCTTCAGGCCATGGCCTCGGATGTCGAAGCGGTAGCCAGCCTTTCTGATCCGGTAGGGGAGACCACACCTGAACAGCTGTTGCCCAGCGGCATCCGCGTCTCGACCCGCCGGGTTCCTCTGGGGGTCCTGGGCGTGATCTATGAGAGCCGACCGAACGTCACGGTGGACGTGGCGGCCCTGGCGCTGATGAGCGGCAATGCAGTGATACTGAGGGGGGGCAAGGAAACGGTCCGCAGCAACGCAGCCCTGGAGGAAGCCATTCAGGCCGCCCTGCACTCCAAGGGCCTGCCCCGCGAGGCCGTGCAGGTGGTCCGTGACCCTGCACGCGAACGCATGCTGGAATTGCTCAGGCTTGACGATCTGGTGGACGCGATTATTCCGCGGGGGGGCGCGGCCTTGCACCGGTTCTGTGTCGAGAACGCTACCGTGCCGGTCATTGTGGGTGGGATCGGGGTGGTGCACCTGTACCTGGACGGCAGCTTCACCCGTGACCCGGATGATGTGCGCCGGGCCGCAGAGGTGATCCAGAACGCCAAGGTGCAGAAACCCAGTGCCTGCAACGCGCTGGATACGCTGCTTATTGACCGCGCGGCTCTGCCTGCCCTGCCGCGGATTGCGCAGCAGCTCGCCGCATCGGGGGTAGACCTGCGGGCCGACCCGGAGGTCCTGTCCGGCCTCAGCGCAGCAGGGATACAGGCGCACCCGGCCCAGTCAGCAGATTACGGGCAGGAGTTTCTGGCCCTGACCATGAGTCTCAAGGTAGTCTCTGGACTTGACGAGGCCCTGGACTTTATCGCCGCTCACGGCAACCATACCGACGTCATCCTGACCCGTGATCCCGCGCAGGCTCAGCGCTTTGTGCAGGATGTAGACAGTGCGGCCGTGATGGTTAACGCCAGCCCCCGGTTCAACGACGGTGGGCAGCTGGGCCTGGGTGCCGAAGTCGCCATCAGCACCCAGAAACTTCATGCGCGCGGGCCGATGGGCCTGCGAGAGCTGACCACCACGAAATGGGTAGTCCTTGGTGACGGCCATATACGCGCCTGA
- the dxs gene encoding 1-deoxy-D-xylulose-5-phosphate synthase → MTAQPSLTPLLDRVQSPEDLKRLSREQLPALAQELREEIVRVCSVGGLHLASSLGATDLIVALHYVLNSPRDRILFDVGHQAYAHKMLTGRRHLMPTVKKEGGLSGFTKVSESKHDAITVGHASTSLANALGMAMARDALAQDYKVAAVIGDGSLTGGMALAALNTIGDMNRRMLIVLNDNEMSISENVGAINKFMRGLQVQKWFQEGEGASKKAVEAVSKPLANLMSRAKSSTRHFFDPASVNPFAAMGVRYVGPVDGHNVQELVWLMERLVDLDGPTILHVVTTKGKGLSYAEADPISWHGPSKFDPATGELVPSSAYSWSAAFGDAVTELARLDPRTFVITPAMREGSGLVEYSRIHPHRYLDVGIAEDVAVTTAAGMALQGLKPIVAIYSTFLQRAYDQVLHDVAIENLNVTFAIDRAGIVGADGATHNGVFDLSFLRSIPNVRIGLPRNAEELRGMLRAAQSQPGPFAIRYPRGTTERVPEGTWPEFEWGTWERLKPGDDVVVLAGGKSLEYALKAVGDLPGVGVVNARFVKPLDENMLREVASRARAIVTVEDNTVLGGFGSAVLEALNTMNLRPTVRVLGIPDEFQEHATVDSVHARAGIDAPAIRTVMAELGVDVPLGV, encoded by the coding sequence ATGACCGCGCAACCTTCCCTGACGCCGCTGCTTGACCGGGTCCAGAGTCCGGAAGACCTCAAGCGTCTGTCCCGTGAGCAGCTTCCCGCGCTGGCCCAGGAATTGCGCGAGGAGATCGTGCGGGTCTGTTCGGTGGGAGGCCTGCACCTGGCGTCCTCGCTGGGAGCAACTGACCTGATCGTCGCACTGCACTACGTACTGAACTCCCCGCGTGACCGCATCCTGTTCGACGTAGGGCACCAGGCCTATGCCCACAAGATGCTCACTGGCCGCCGGCACCTGATGCCTACGGTCAAGAAAGAAGGCGGGCTGTCTGGCTTTACCAAGGTCAGTGAATCCAAACACGACGCCATCACGGTGGGGCACGCCAGCACCTCGCTGGCCAACGCCCTGGGCATGGCGATGGCGCGTGACGCCCTGGCGCAGGACTACAAGGTCGCCGCCGTGATTGGTGATGGTTCGCTGACCGGCGGCATGGCCCTGGCCGCCCTGAACACCATCGGGGACATGAACCGCCGCATGCTGATCGTGCTCAACGACAACGAGATGAGCATCAGCGAGAACGTCGGGGCCATTAACAAGTTCATGCGCGGTCTGCAGGTTCAGAAATGGTTCCAGGAAGGCGAGGGGGCCAGCAAGAAGGCGGTCGAGGCCGTCAGTAAGCCGCTGGCCAACCTGATGAGTCGGGCGAAAAGTTCCACGCGGCATTTTTTCGACCCTGCCAGCGTCAACCCGTTTGCGGCGATGGGCGTGCGGTACGTCGGTCCGGTCGACGGCCACAACGTTCAGGAGCTGGTGTGGCTGATGGAGCGGCTGGTGGATCTTGACGGACCGACCATCCTGCACGTGGTGACCACCAAGGGTAAGGGCCTGAGCTACGCAGAGGCGGACCCGATCTCGTGGCATGGACCCAGCAAGTTCGACCCGGCCACCGGCGAACTCGTCCCCAGCAGTGCCTATTCCTGGAGCGCGGCGTTCGGAGACGCAGTCACCGAACTGGCGCGGCTTGACCCGCGCACCTTTGTGATCACGCCGGCCATGCGCGAGGGCAGCGGTCTGGTGGAATACAGCAGGATTCACCCACACCGCTACCTGGACGTCGGGATTGCTGAAGACGTGGCAGTCACGACGGCCGCAGGTATGGCCCTACAGGGCCTCAAACCCATCGTGGCCATCTACAGTACTTTCCTGCAGCGTGCCTACGATCAGGTGCTGCATGACGTGGCCATCGAGAACCTGAACGTCACCTTCGCCATTGACCGCGCTGGCATCGTGGGGGCCGACGGCGCCACGCACAACGGCGTCTTCGACCTCAGCTTTCTGCGCAGCATTCCTAACGTGAGGATTGGCCTGCCCCGAAATGCCGAGGAGCTTCGGGGGATGCTCCGGGCGGCGCAGTCACAGCCCGGACCCTTTGCCATACGCTATCCACGTGGCACGACCGAGCGTGTTCCGGAAGGCACCTGGCCGGAATTCGAGTGGGGAACGTGGGAGCGGCTGAAGCCCGGAGATGACGTGGTTGTCCTGGCCGGTGGGAAGTCCCTGGAATATGCCCTGAAGGCCGTGGGGGACCTTCCCGGGGTAGGCGTGGTAAACGCCCGGTTCGTGAAGCCGCTGGACGAGAACATGCTCCGAGAGGTCGCGTCGCGCGCCCGCGCCATCGTCACTGTCGAGGACAACACTGTCCTTGGAGGCTTTGGCAGCGCCGTGCTGGAGGCCCTGAACACCATGAATCTTCGTCCCACGGTGCGTGTACTGGGGATTCCGGATGAGTTCCAGGAACATGCCACTGTAGACAGTGTGCACGCCCGGGCCGGGATTGATGCTCCAGCCATCCGCACCGTTATGGCCGAGCTTGGTGTGGACGTGCCCCTGGGTGTGTAA
- a CDS encoding PspA/IM30 family protein — protein MSILDRLSRLLRANVNDMITKAEDPGKIIDQSLRDMRSAYTDARSEVAEAMSQNIKLEREATTNRKLATEYEKKAEEALRGGSEDLAREALRRAQNHKDLAAGFDEQRATQTNTVDQLRTQLRALEAKIDEMESKKTLLAARQKTAQAGATLDRVSGFDKAGGAMDAFNEMEQKVAGMEDRNRAMSDLRRENDIDAQLRDLGRDKDVDDALAALKARVQGEQGKPG, from the coding sequence ATGTCCATTCTTGATCGCCTGTCCCGCCTTCTCCGAGCCAATGTCAACGACATGATCACCAAGGCCGAGGACCCCGGCAAGATTATCGACCAGTCGCTGCGTGACATGCGCAGCGCCTATACGGATGCCCGCAGCGAAGTGGCAGAAGCCATGAGCCAGAACATCAAGCTGGAGCGCGAGGCCACCACCAACCGCAAGCTGGCCACCGAGTACGAGAAGAAGGCGGAAGAGGCCCTGCGCGGCGGCAGCGAGGACTTGGCGCGTGAAGCCCTGCGCCGCGCACAGAACCACAAGGATCTTGCCGCTGGCTTCGACGAACAGCGTGCCACCCAGACCAACACGGTCGACCAGCTGCGGACCCAGTTGCGCGCGCTGGAAGCCAAAATCGACGAAATGGAGTCCAAAAAGACCCTGCTCGCGGCCCGTCAGAAAACGGCGCAGGCCGGCGCCACGCTGGACCGCGTCTCGGGTTTCGATAAGGCGGGCGGCGCGATGGACGCCTTCAACGAGATGGAACAGAAGGTCGCGGGCATGGAGGACCGCAACCGTGCCATGTCAGACCTGCGGCGCGAAAATGACATCGACGCCCAGTTGCGGGACCTGGGCCGCGACAAGGACGTGGACGACGCACTCGCGGCCCTGAAAGCCCGCGTGCAGGGTGAACAGGGCAAACCCGGCTGA
- a CDS encoding TetR/AcrR family transcriptional regulator: MPANRPARARSTEEKNQRRDDILRAAERLWTTTPYADLSMNQVAREAQLAKGTLYLYFDTKEELFLALLSEHLGAWLHDLTAQLDERQPQTPDDVTDVLLATSQGLEPLRRLLVLLGTVLERNVRPEVVTSFKQEVQALTEGVVERLPFSPEITLRLLHHLHALSIGWQQLTEDAARSGQASPFEEEFRVALRAVVRAVAQA, from the coding sequence GTGCCTGCCAACCGACCCGCCCGTGCTCGGAGTACCGAGGAAAAAAATCAGCGCCGCGACGACATCCTGAGGGCTGCTGAACGTCTGTGGACGACCACGCCGTACGCTGACCTGAGTATGAATCAGGTGGCCCGGGAAGCCCAGCTGGCCAAGGGGACCCTGTATCTGTACTTCGACACCAAAGAGGAACTGTTTCTGGCCCTTCTCAGCGAGCACCTCGGCGCGTGGCTGCATGACCTGACCGCTCAGCTGGATGAAAGGCAGCCCCAGACACCCGATGACGTGACCGATGTACTGCTGGCCACCTCGCAGGGCCTGGAACCGCTGCGGCGTCTGCTGGTACTGCTAGGGACTGTGCTGGAGCGCAATGTGCGGCCCGAAGTCGTGACCAGCTTCAAGCAGGAGGTCCAGGCCCTGACCGAAGGCGTCGTAGAGCGCCTGCCTTTCTCCCCGGAAATCACGCTGCGTCTGCTGCACCACCTGCATGCGCTTTCTATCGGCTGGCAGCAGCTGACCGAGGACGCCGCGCGCTCCGGTCAGGCGAGCCCCTTTGAAGAGGAATTCCGCGTGGCGCTGCGTGCAGTGGTGCGTGCCGTCGCCCAGGCCTGA